One region of Mus musculus strain C57BL/6J chromosome 15, GRCm38.p6 C57BL/6J genomic DNA includes:
- the Cyp2d22 gene encoding cytochrome P450, family 2, subfamily d, polypeptide 22 — MRLPTGAELWPIAIFTVIFLILVNLMHWRQRWTAHYPPGPMPWPVLGNLLHMDFQNMPAGFQKLRGRYGDLFSLQLASESVVVLNGLTALREALVKHSEDTADRPPLHFNDLLGFGPRSQGIVLARYGPAWRQQRRFSVSTMHHFGLGKKSLEQWVTEEARCLCAAFADHTGHPFSPNTLLDKAVCNVIASLLYACRFEYDDPRFIRLLGLLKETLKEEAGFLPMFLNVFPMLLRIPGLVGKVFPGKRAFVTMLDELLAEHKTTWDPTQPPRDLTDAFLAEVEKAKGNPESSFNDENLRTVVGDLFSAGMVTTSTTLSWALMLMILHPDVQRRVQQEIDEVIGQVQCPEMADQARMPYTNAVIHEVQRFADILPLGVPHKTSRDIELQGFLIPKGTTLITNLSSALKDETVWEKPLCFHPEHFLDAQGHFVKPEAFMPFSAGRRSCLGEPLARMELFLFFTCLLQRFSISVPDGQPQPSDHGVFRALTTPCPYQLCALPR; from the exons ATGAGACTGCCGACCGGGGCTGAACTGTGGCCCATAGCCATATTCACGGTCATCTTCCTGATTCTGGTGAACCTGATGCACTGGCGCCAGCGCTGGACTGCCCACTACCCTCCAGGCCCTATGCCGTGGCCTGTGCTTGGGAACCTGCTGCACATGGACTTCCAGAATATGCCAGCAGGCTTCCAAAAG CTGCGGGGTCGCTATGGGGACCTGTTCAGCCTACAGCTGGCCTCTGAGTCAGTGGTTGTACTAAATGGGCTGACGGCCCTGCGAGAGGCACTGGTGAAACACAGCGAGGACACTGCTGACCGGCCACCGCTGCATTTCAATGACCTGCTGGGCTTTGGACCACGCTCTCAAG GTATAGTCCTAGCACGGTATGGGCCTGCCTGGCGTCAGCAGCGGCGCTTCTCTGTGTCTACCATGCACCACTTTGGCCTGGGCAAGAAGTCACTGGAGCAGTGGGTGACTGAGGAGGCCAGATGCCTCTGTGCCGCCTTCGCTGACCATACTG GACACCCTTTCAGCCCTAACACCCTATTGGACAAAGCAGTGTGTAACGTGATCGCGTCCCTCCTCTATGCCTGCCGCTTTGAGTACGATGACCCACGCTTCATCAGGCTACTGGGCTTGTTGAAGGAAACTCTTAAGGAGGAAGCTGGATTCCTACCCATG TTCCTGAATGTGTTCCCGATGCTCCTGCGCATCCCGGGGCTGGTTGGCAAGGTCTTCCCTGGGAAAAGGGCCTTTGTTACCATGTTGGATGAGCTGCTGGCTGAACACAAGACGACCTGGGACCCTACCCAGCCACCCCGAGATTTGACTGATGCCTTCCTGGCTGAGGTGGAGAAG GCCAAGGGGAATCCTGAGAGCAGCTTCAATGATGAGAACCTGCGCACGGTAGTGGGTGACCTGTTCTCTGCAGGGATGGTGACCACCTCAACCACACTGTCCTGGGCCCTGATGCTCATGATCCTGCATCCAGATGTGCAGC GCCGAGTACAACAGGAAATCGATGAAGTCATAGGGCAGGTGCAGTGTCCAGAGATGGCAGACCAGGCTCGCATGCCCTACACCAATGCTGTCATTCATGAGGTGCAGCGCTTTGCAGACATTCTCCCTCTTGGTGTACCTCACAAGACTTCTCGTGACATTGAACTACAGGGCTTCCTTATCCCTAAG GGGACGACCCTCATCACCAACCTGTCCTCCGCGCTAAAAGATGAGACTGTCTGGGAGAAGCCCCTCTGCTTCCATCCTGAACACTTCCTGGATGCCCAGGGCCACTTTGTGAAGCCTGAGGCCTTCATGCCATTCTCAGCAG GCCGCAGATCATGCCTGGGGGAGCCCCTGGCCCGCATggagctcttcctcttcttcacctgcCTCCTGCAGCGCTTTAGCATCTCAGTGCCCGATGGACAGCCCCAGCCCAGCGACCATGGCGTCTTTAGGGCTCTGACAACCCCATGCCCCTACCAGCTCTGTGCTTTGCCCCGCTAA
- the Cyp2d11 gene encoding cytochrome P450 2D11, with amino-acid sequence MELLTGAGLWSVAIFTVIFILLVDLMHRHQHWTSRCPPGPVPWPVLGNLLQVDLGNMPYSLYKLQNRYGDVFSLQMGWKPMVVINGLKAMKEVLLTCGEDTADRPQVPIFEYLGVKPGSQGVVLAPYGPEWQEQRRFSVSTLRNFGLGKKSLEDWVTKEARHLCDAFTAQAGQSINPNTMLNNAVCNVIASLIFARRFEYEDPYLIRMLKMLKECFTEISGFIPGVLNEFPIFLRIPGLADMVFQGQKSFMAILDNLLTENRTTWDPDQPPRNLTDAFLAEIEKAKGNPESSFNDENLRMVVGDLFTAGMVTTSTTLSWALLLMILHPDVQRRVQQEIDAVIGQVQHPEMADQARMPYTNAVIHEVQRFGDIAPLPLPRITSRDIEVQDFLVTKGSTLIPNMSSVLKDETVWEKPLRFHPEHFLDAQGHFVKPEAFMPFSAGHRSCLGEALARMELFLFFTCLLQRFSISVPDGQPQPSNYRVHAIPVAPFPYQLCAVMREQGH; translated from the exons ATGGAGCTGCTGACTGGGGCTGGCCTGTGGTCTGTGGCCATATTCACCGTCATCTTCATATTACTGGTGGACCTGATGCACCGGCACCAGCACTGGACTTCTCGCTGCCCACCAGGCCCTGTGCCATGGCCTGTACTGGGTAACTTGCTGCAGGTGGACCTAGGTAACATGCCATACAGCTTGTACAAG CTTCAAAACCGCTATGGTGACGTGTTCAGCCTGCAGATGGGCTGGAAGCCTATGGTTGTGATCAATGGACTGAAGGCAATGAAGGAAGTGCTGTTGACCTGTGGAGAGGACACTGCTGACCGCCCTCAAGTGCCCATCTTTGAGTACCTGGGTGTGAAGCCTGGATCCCAAG GTGTGGTCCTTGCACCCTACGGGCCCGAGTGGCAAGAGCAGAGGCGATTCTCTGTGTCTACCCTGCGCAACTTCGGCCTGGGCAAGAAATCACTGGAGGACTGGGTGACCAAGGAGGCCAGACACCTCTGTGATGCCTTCACCGCCCAggctg GGCAGTCCATCAATCCCAACACCATGCTGAACAACGCTGTGTGCAATGTGATTGCATCTCTCATTTTTGCCCGTCGCTTTGAATATGAAGACCCTTACCTCATCAGGATGCTAAAAATGCTGAAAGAATGTTTCACAGAAATCTCTGGCTTCATTCCTGGG GTACTTAATGAGTTCCCAATATTCCTGCGCATCCCAGGGCTGGCTGACATGGTCTTCCAAGGTCAGAAGTCCTTCATGGCCATACTGGATAACCTGTTGACTGAGAATAGGACCACCTGGGACCCTGACCAGCCACCCCGAAATTTGACTGATGCCTTCCTGGCAGAGATAGAAAAG GCCAAGGGGAATCCTGAGAGCAGCTTCAATGATGAGAACCTGCGCATGGTGGTGGGTGACCTGTTCACTGCAGGGATGGTGACCACCTCAACCACACTGTCCTGGGCCCTGCTGCTCATGATCCTGCATCCGGATGTGCAGC GCAGAGTCCAACAGGAAATCGATGCGGTCATAGGGCAAGTGCAGCATCCAGAGATGGCAGACCAGGCTCGCATGCCCTACACCAATGCTGTCATTCATGAGGTGCAGCGCTTTGGGGACATTGCTCCACTGCCTTTGCCACGCATCACAAGTCGTGACATTGAAGTGCAAGACTTCCTCGTCACCAAG GGGTCGACCCTCATCCCCAACATGTCCTCCGTGCTGAAAGATGAGACTGTCTGGGAAAAGCCCCTCCGCTTCCATCCTGAACACTTCCTCGATGCCCAGGGCCACTTTGTGAAGCCTGAGGCCTTCATGCCATTCTCAGCAG GACACAGATCATGCCTGGGGGAGGCCCTGGCCCGCATggagctcttcctcttcttcacctgcCTCCTGCAGCGCTTTAGCATCTCAGTGCCTGATGGACAGCCCCAGCCCAGCAACTATAGAGTCCATGCTATTCCAGTTGCCCCCTTCCCCTACCAGCTCTGTGCTGTGATGCGTGAGCAAGGACACTAA